A single Agrococcus sp. ARC_14 DNA region contains:
- a CDS encoding site-specific integrase, with protein sequence MESTGRIRLFRSSRASIDAESLCTAMLDGWAHSQLAQGFQQRTIARRARTVQRLIDWSGKYPWQWTQLEADDFFAELRGIHHLAPSTVRAFQTDIGLLLAYAADPTYPWSAHCTELLGETFVPIAPRRMVHRQEGPENPSKRPFALAELQSFFDFADDEVERILRSGKRGGLAAYRDAVAFKVMYGWGLRRRELCHLKVVDFSRNVRAPRFGAWGLLRVRYGKAMRGSPSKQRTVLTVFDWAAETVADWAQHGLPRCGDTSGWLFPTERDAVLDGQSLLRRFRRYVDALELPEGLDLHSLRRAYATHLQLEWGFDTSFAKEQLGHEHASTTAIYTIASPDYRARELDRVLGATLDRATAVHRRTQGGLPS encoded by the coding sequence ATGGAGTCGACCGGCCGCATTCGGCTGTTTCGCTCTTCGCGTGCGTCCATCGACGCCGAGTCGCTGTGCACCGCGATGCTCGACGGATGGGCACACTCGCAGCTCGCTCAAGGGTTCCAGCAACGCACCATCGCCCGGCGCGCTCGGACAGTGCAGCGATTGATCGACTGGTCGGGCAAGTACCCGTGGCAATGGACGCAGCTCGAGGCCGACGACTTCTTCGCCGAGCTGCGCGGCATCCACCACCTCGCGCCGTCGACGGTGCGAGCGTTCCAGACCGACATTGGCTTGCTTCTCGCCTATGCGGCTGATCCGACATACCCGTGGTCGGCGCATTGCACCGAATTGTTGGGAGAGACGTTCGTCCCGATCGCACCGCGCCGTATGGTCCATCGGCAGGAAGGTCCCGAGAACCCGAGCAAGCGCCCCTTCGCCCTCGCTGAGCTTCAGTCGTTCTTCGACTTCGCCGACGACGAGGTGGAACGGATCCTGCGGTCTGGTAAGCGTGGCGGGCTGGCTGCGTACCGGGACGCGGTGGCGTTCAAAGTGATGTACGGATGGGGGCTGCGCCGCAGAGAGCTCTGCCACCTGAAGGTCGTCGACTTCTCACGAAATGTCCGCGCCCCTCGCTTCGGCGCGTGGGGGCTGCTCCGAGTCCGATACGGCAAGGCAATGCGCGGATCACCGTCGAAACAGCGCACCGTGCTCACCGTGTTCGATTGGGCCGCGGAGACAGTCGCGGACTGGGCGCAGCATGGACTCCCCCGCTGCGGAGACACCTCCGGCTGGCTCTTCCCCACCGAGCGCGACGCGGTCCTCGACGGCCAGTCGCTGCTGCGCCGCTTCCGCCGCTACGTCGATGCACTCGAGCTGCCCGAGGGCCTTGACCTGCATTCGTTGCGTCGCGCCTACGCAACCCATCTGCAGCTCGAGTGGGGCTTCGACACCTCATTTGCCAAGGAACAACTCGGCCACGAACACGCATCCACGACCGCGATCTACACAATCGCGTCCCCCGACTACCGAGCACGCGAACTCGATCGCGTGCTCGGCGCGACCCTCGACCGCGCGACTGCCGTGCACCGTCGCACTCAAGGAGGACTCCCATCATGA
- a CDS encoding helix-turn-helix transcriptional regulator, whose translation MKIQVRYQWQLPVLMAKAGYRKTTDLIEPLADRGIVLSRTQVYRLTRDPERISLQLLAALCDIFDVGVDELITVESQRLRAVRKRRVNEESPPLLESYRPVRARIVADPDDA comes from the coding sequence ATGAAGATTCAAGTGAGATACCAATGGCAGCTGCCGGTACTCATGGCGAAAGCCGGCTACCGGAAGACGACCGACCTTATAGAACCGCTCGCTGACCGCGGCATCGTCCTGTCCCGAACCCAGGTGTACCGGCTCACCCGAGACCCGGAACGAATCTCGCTGCAGTTGCTCGCAGCTCTCTGCGACATCTTCGACGTCGGCGTCGACGAACTGATCACGGTCGAGTCTCAGCGCCTGCGAGCAGTTCGGAAACGCCGCGTCAATGAGGAATCCCCTCCATTGCTGGAGTCCTACCGGCCGGTACGTGCGCGCATCGTCGCCGACCCCGATGACGCGTAG
- a CDS encoding site-specific recombinase: protein MPGLDENGDPICRVCARIETDLDCVKCGLEAELIRNKRCARCVLREDLNAVLSPTDPPDLRLKRLVNVLCAVDRPASITVWMRGPAAKDLLTRIGHRELELDHSAFDALPRANSVEHLRSLLVAHGVLPDRGNVDLARFDLWVDQRLRDLAPRPRIVAALEPFARWHHARRLHDDADRIRNLNYATRAAKQEITEAGKLLAWLDETRDVAFTDAEQRHIDEYLSEGPSTRKSARNFINWNHKIGATALGSGRKREAVTTPLATDSERLQQLAHLLAETDAPLVARVVGLLMLLFGTPIGRLVQLRRDAVTETPEGMRIDLGGTQPALVPGAISEVVFEMVTSVAQSRTATVDAGWLFPGRRSGQHIHPDSVRGQLRRLGVTVLAGRNAALADLTQELHPAVLADILGYGAPTLTRHAIRSGLAFASYAAQPRTPR from the coding sequence GTGCCCGGCCTTGACGAGAACGGCGACCCCATCTGCCGCGTCTGTGCACGCATCGAGACCGATCTCGACTGTGTGAAATGCGGTTTGGAGGCCGAGTTGATTCGAAACAAGAGATGCGCACGCTGCGTGCTCCGCGAGGACCTCAATGCAGTCCTCTCCCCCACCGATCCACCCGACCTTCGCCTCAAGCGTCTCGTCAACGTCCTGTGCGCCGTTGACCGGCCTGCGAGCATCACTGTATGGATGCGCGGTCCGGCCGCAAAGGATCTACTGACACGCATCGGTCACCGAGAGCTCGAACTCGACCACAGCGCATTCGACGCTCTCCCGCGCGCAAACTCCGTGGAGCACCTTCGTAGCCTCCTCGTCGCCCACGGCGTTCTCCCTGACCGCGGCAACGTCGACCTCGCCCGCTTCGATCTGTGGGTCGACCAACGCTTGCGCGACCTCGCGCCGCGTCCCCGCATCGTTGCGGCGCTCGAGCCGTTCGCCCGTTGGCACCACGCCCGCCGTCTGCACGATGACGCTGATCGCATCCGCAATCTCAACTACGCCACCCGCGCTGCGAAGCAGGAGATCACCGAGGCCGGTAAATTGCTCGCTTGGCTCGACGAGACGCGTGACGTCGCGTTCACCGATGCGGAGCAACGCCACATTGACGAGTACCTCAGCGAGGGGCCCTCGACGCGGAAGAGTGCCCGCAACTTCATCAACTGGAACCACAAGATCGGCGCCACCGCGCTCGGCTCCGGGCGCAAGCGCGAGGCGGTGACGACCCCACTGGCGACCGACTCCGAACGCCTCCAGCAGCTTGCGCACCTGCTCGCCGAGACCGACGCTCCGCTCGTGGCTCGCGTCGTCGGCTTGCTCATGCTCCTCTTCGGCACGCCTATCGGCCGCCTCGTCCAGTTGCGACGTGATGCGGTCACCGAGACACCTGAGGGGATGCGCATCGACCTCGGCGGCACGCAGCCAGCGCTCGTGCCCGGCGCCATTTCCGAGGTCGTCTTCGAGATGGTCACCAGCGTGGCGCAATCGCGAACCGCCACCGTCGATGCCGGCTGGCTCTTCCCAGGCCGCCGGTCCGGACAGCACATCCACCCAGACAGCGTCCGCGGCCAACTACGCAGGCTCGGCGTGACTGTGCTCGCTGGGCGCAATGCCGCTCTCGCCGATCTGACCCAAGAGCTTCATCCGGCAGTCCTTGCCGACATCCTCGGTTACGGTGCCCCAACTCTCACGCGCCACGCGATCCGAAGCGGTCTGGCTTTCGCAAGCTACGCCGCGCAGCCACGGACTCCGCGGTAG
- a CDS encoding recombinase family protein, whose product MLIGYARVSTNAQDLTAQRDALIGLGVDERNIHVDHGLTGTNRARPGLREALAACREGDTLVVSKLDRLARSLPDARDIADELTTKSVSLSLGGSLYDPTDPVGRLLFNVLGMVAEFEADLIRARTREGMAVARAKGRLRGKKPKLSPTQEAHLVSLQRAGSHTTGELAELFGVARSTVYRALERAARAAQ is encoded by the coding sequence ATGCTCATCGGGTACGCGCGCGTCTCAACCAATGCGCAGGACCTCACGGCTCAGCGTGACGCACTCATCGGTCTCGGCGTCGACGAGCGGAACATCCACGTGGACCACGGGCTGACGGGAACTAACCGCGCCCGACCTGGACTTCGCGAAGCTCTCGCCGCATGTCGCGAAGGCGACACCTTGGTCGTGTCAAAGCTCGACCGCCTCGCGCGATCGCTGCCGGATGCGCGCGACATCGCCGACGAGCTCACAACCAAGAGCGTCAGCCTCAGCCTCGGCGGCAGCCTCTACGACCCGACTGACCCCGTCGGCCGACTCCTGTTCAACGTGCTCGGGATGGTCGCCGAGTTCGAGGCTGATCTCATCCGCGCTCGTACGCGCGAGGGCATGGCGGTCGCCCGCGCCAAGGGACGGTTGCGGGGGAAGAAGCCGAAGCTCTCACCGACGCAGGAGGCACACCTCGTCAGCCTCCAACGCGCGGGCTCACACACGACGGGCGAGCTCGCCGAGTTGTTCGGCGTCGCACGCTCAACCGTGTATCGGGCGCTGGAACGCGCAGCGAGGGCGGCGCAGTGA
- a CDS encoding type II toxin-antitoxin system death-on-curing family toxin: MTEHLSLDDLLQLISDLRVGPVRDVGALDAAAYRPSATIYGVEAYESLDAKAAALMESIVRGHPLVDGNKRLGWLAVVVLYGLNGVELDAEDDVAFDLVVGLAAGEITIDALTAALREVRR, translated from the coding sequence ATGACCGAGCATCTGTCGCTCGACGACCTGCTGCAGCTCATCAGTGACTTGAGAGTCGGCCCCGTGCGAGACGTCGGCGCGCTGGACGCGGCTGCGTACCGACCGAGCGCGACGATCTATGGCGTCGAGGCCTACGAGTCGCTGGATGCGAAAGCCGCGGCACTCATGGAGTCCATCGTCCGTGGGCATCCGTTGGTCGACGGCAACAAGCGACTCGGGTGGCTCGCCGTCGTCGTGCTCTACGGCTTGAACGGCGTCGAACTCGACGCTGAGGATGACGTGGCGTTCGACCTCGTCGTGGGCCTCGCAGCCGGAGAGATCACGATCGATGCGCTCACAGCTGCACTGCGCGAAGTCCGCCGATAA
- a CDS encoding ABC transporter ATP-binding protein, giving the protein MNGGELEIQALRKSFGEKLVLDDVSLKVGAGEIVALVGPSGSGKSTLLSLLTGAQQADAGEIRYDGAQIDGRSRPFAFMPQRDVLLPWRRILDNAGIGLEVAGLSRGEARAKASELLAPFGLEGTERLYPRQLSGGMRQRVSFLRTVVQGRPVLLLDEPFGALDAITRDELQRWLLGIWAEHRWSILLITHDIREAIRVADRVLVLGAPGRIAGEIAVTRDIPRDDGFVRDLRVPGLEDRLHRLLSEAARPGSAAARIAT; this is encoded by the coding sequence ATGAACGGCGGTGAGCTCGAGATCCAAGCCTTGCGGAAGTCGTTCGGCGAGAAGCTCGTGCTCGACGACGTCTCGCTCAAGGTCGGTGCGGGCGAGATCGTCGCGCTCGTGGGACCGAGCGGCAGCGGCAAGTCGACGCTGCTGTCGCTGCTGACCGGCGCGCAGCAGGCCGACGCGGGCGAGATCCGCTACGACGGCGCCCAGATCGACGGCCGCTCTCGGCCCTTCGCCTTCATGCCGCAGCGCGACGTGCTCCTGCCGTGGCGACGCATCCTCGACAATGCCGGGATCGGTCTCGAGGTCGCAGGGCTCTCGCGAGGCGAGGCTCGAGCGAAGGCATCCGAGCTGCTGGCGCCCTTCGGGCTGGAAGGGACCGAGCGCCTCTATCCCCGGCAGCTCTCCGGAGGGATGCGTCAGCGCGTCTCCTTCTTGCGCACCGTCGTGCAGGGGCGGCCGGTGCTGCTGCTCGACGAGCCGTTCGGAGCGCTCGACGCGATCACCCGCGACGAGCTGCAGCGCTGGCTGCTGGGCATCTGGGCGGAGCACCGGTGGAGCATCCTGCTCATCACGCACGACATCCGCGAGGCGATCAGGGTCGCCGATCGCGTGCTCGTGCTGGGCGCGCCCGGGCGCATCGCCGGCGAGATCGCGGTGACCCGCGACATCCCCCGCGATGACGGCTTCGTGCGCGATCTGCGGGTGCCTGGGCTCGAGGACCGGCTGCATCGGCTGCTGTCGGAGGCCGCGCGGCCGGGCTCGGCTGCCGCGCGGATCGCAACCTAG
- a CDS encoding ABC transporter permease has translation MSASAAAGAASAARGAVVAVVPPLVAVLVLLGLWHAVSVAGLVPAEMLPSPARIARVGVAEHEALLRHAMPTLTATLLGFSLSVTVAFVTATLLDFSPPLRRAVLPLVVVSQTLPMIALAPLVVLWFGFGMLPKVLLVAFVTFFPMVVGFMRGFGSAEPDAEHLLRSMGASRVTVFRMIRLPSSAPSFFSSLRISITYAVVGAIFAEYAGAVAGLGVFMQSAKNVFRTDLVLSAVVVSSLLTLVLYGFAILLERMLVPWYRIEQGAER, from the coding sequence GTGAGCGCGAGCGCGGCTGCTGGCGCGGCGTCTGCGGCCCGAGGCGCCGTCGTCGCGGTCGTCCCGCCGCTCGTCGCGGTGCTGGTGCTGCTGGGCCTGTGGCACGCTGTGTCGGTGGCGGGGCTCGTACCGGCCGAGATGCTGCCATCCCCGGCGCGCATCGCTCGGGTCGGGGTGGCCGAGCACGAAGCGCTGCTGCGGCACGCCATGCCCACCCTGACCGCGACGCTCCTGGGCTTCAGCCTGTCAGTGACGGTCGCCTTCGTCACCGCGACGCTGCTCGACTTCTCACCGCCGCTGCGACGCGCCGTGCTGCCGCTGGTTGTCGTCAGCCAGACCCTGCCGATGATCGCCCTCGCGCCGCTCGTGGTGCTGTGGTTCGGGTTCGGCATGCTGCCGAAGGTGCTGCTGGTCGCCTTCGTGACCTTCTTCCCGATGGTCGTCGGATTCATGCGCGGCTTCGGCTCGGCCGAGCCCGACGCCGAACACCTCCTGCGGTCGATGGGGGCGTCGCGCGTGACCGTCTTCCGGATGATCCGGCTGCCGTCCAGCGCCCCGTCGTTCTTCTCCTCCCTGCGCATCTCGATCACCTACGCGGTCGTCGGGGCGATCTTCGCGGAGTATGCGGGTGCGGTGGCAGGCCTCGGTGTCTTCATGCAGTCGGCGAAAAACGTCTTCCGCACCGACCTGGTGCTCTCCGCCGTCGTCGTCAGCTCCCTGCTGACCTTGGTCCTGTACGGCTTCGCCATCCTGCTCGAGCGGATGCTCGTGCCCTGGTATCGCATCGAGCAGGGGGCGGAACGATGA
- a CDS encoding ABC transporter substrate-binding protein, producing the protein MRRHVTDRARRAATSTLIAAVASAVMLTGCASPAPSEPASSEGDEALSPVTFALDWAPNTNHIGVYVADALGYFEEAGLDVQILPYGSASSPQLVSAGEADFGIGGQANVQTARTAGLDVVSVFRITQTDTGRLVVLGDRDDVERPADLDGLVFGGFGAPLYSALAEATIVGDGGEGEFDEVVLDTGAYEALSQGRIDFTLSVATWEGIQTELDGDPYRAFRYQDYGVPQQQSTGIISSDAYLAEHPEEAAAFVQAVQRGYAYATEDPDAAADILIEANPDTLGNAEELVRTSARLMATDGYFTIEGRAIGEADPQAWDEFGAFLVDGGFLGDAAGETVTEVPDWSAYYTDDLLP; encoded by the coding sequence ATGCGTCGTCACGTCACCGACCGCGCCCGCAGGGCCGCGACCTCCACGCTCATCGCCGCTGTCGCATCCGCCGTGATGCTCACGGGATGCGCGTCGCCCGCACCGTCTGAACCGGCGTCATCCGAGGGGGACGAGGCGCTCTCCCCCGTCACGTTCGCGCTCGACTGGGCGCCGAACACGAACCACATCGGCGTCTATGTGGCGGATGCGTTGGGCTACTTCGAGGAGGCAGGGCTCGACGTCCAGATCCTCCCCTACGGCTCGGCCTCGTCGCCGCAGCTCGTCTCCGCCGGCGAGGCCGACTTCGGCATCGGGGGCCAGGCGAACGTGCAGACGGCGCGCACCGCCGGGCTCGACGTCGTCTCGGTCTTCCGGATCACGCAGACCGACACCGGCCGGCTCGTCGTGCTCGGTGATCGCGACGACGTCGAGCGGCCCGCCGACCTCGACGGGCTCGTCTTCGGTGGCTTCGGCGCCCCGCTGTACTCGGCGCTGGCGGAGGCGACGATCGTCGGCGATGGAGGCGAGGGTGAGTTCGACGAGGTCGTGCTCGACACCGGCGCGTACGAGGCGCTCAGTCAGGGGCGGATCGACTTCACCCTCTCGGTCGCCACCTGGGAGGGCATCCAGACCGAGCTCGACGGCGACCCGTACCGCGCCTTCCGCTACCAGGACTACGGCGTGCCCCAGCAGCAGTCCACGGGGATCATCTCGAGCGACGCCTACCTCGCGGAGCACCCCGAGGAGGCTGCGGCCTTCGTGCAGGCGGTGCAGCGCGGCTACGCCTATGCGACCGAAGACCCCGATGCGGCAGCCGACATCCTGATCGAGGCGAACCCCGACACCCTCGGCAACGCCGAGGAGCTGGTGCGCACGAGCGCGCGGCTGATGGCGACCGACGGCTACTTCACGATCGAGGGGCGCGCGATCGGCGAGGCCGATCCACAGGCATGGGATGAGTTCGGTGCCTTCCTGGTCGACGGAGGCTTCCTCGGCGATGCTGCGGGCGAGACCGTCACCGAGGTGCCCGACTGGTCGGCGTACTACACCGACGACCTGCTGCCGTGA
- a CDS encoding ATP-binding protein, producing the protein MGLLGVGDVAAEGLYRLVDAAYEKRSIAISSNLHPAGFDELMPKTLATATVDRLLHHARRPAATPSASRKRSPARGDTDDLMPSPTRPRPPQPGGQNSWPRTGSSHGHQRAVLLAANGQFLLTVDSCDGVASPR; encoded by the coding sequence ATCGGGCTCCTGGGCGTCGGCGACGTCGCCGCGGAGGGCCTCTACCGGCTCGTCGACGCCGCCTACGAGAAACGCTCCATCGCGATCTCCTCGAACCTCCACCCCGCCGGCTTCGACGAGCTCATGCCCAAGACCCTCGCCACCGCGACCGTCGACCGGCTCCTCCACCACGCGCGCAGACCAGCGGCGACTCCATCCGCCTCGCGCAAGCGCTCGCCGGCACGGGGTGACACCGATGACCTGATGCCGAGCCCGACGCGGCCAAGGCCACCACAACCCGGTGGGCAGAACTCCTGGCCGCGTACGGGCAGTTCTCATGGCCACCAGCGGGCAGTTCTGCTGGCCGCCAATGGGCAATTCCTACTGACCGTTGACAGCTGCGACGGCGTGGCATCACCGCGGTGA
- a CDS encoding transposase: MNGKYQKFDEDFKQGAVRVVTETGKPIAQVARDLGVNEGTLGNWVAKSSVALNPGTWGDPPLPQTSQASPRCVRASTRRGSGD, translated from the coding sequence ATGAACGGGAAGTATCAGAAGTTCGATGAGGACTTCAAGCAAGGCGCAGTGCGGGTGGTGACCGAGACCGGGAAGCCGATCGCGCAGGTGGCCAGGGATCTGGGTGTCAACGAGGGCACGCTGGGCAACTGGGTCGCGAAGTCATCTGTCGCGCTGAACCCCGGTACGTGGGGCGATCCACCGCTGCCGCAGACCTCGCAGGCTTCGCCGCGCTGCGTGCGAGCATCGACTCGGCGAGGCTCAGGCGACTGA
- a CDS encoding CopG family transcriptional regulator, with translation MAMTLRLSDADDDALEALAAATRVSKHEAALRAIRDAAAREGHSTAVAELSASARERYADLLDRLGR, from the coding sequence ATGGCGATGACCTTGCGACTCTCTGACGCAGACGACGACGCCCTCGAAGCGCTCGCTGCGGCGACAAGGGTGAGCAAGCACGAAGCCGCACTGCGCGCGATCCGCGACGCAGCCGCGCGCGAGGGTCACAGCACAGCGGTCGCCGAGCTGTCGGCATCCGCACGTGAACGCTACGCCGATCTGCTGGATCGCCTCGGTCGATGA
- a CDS encoding dihydrofolate reductase family protein: protein MSTGTRTLAITQNIMLDGAIEMLGDWFDPSDDDPELRDAMQEQTAREDALLLGRQTFEDFRGYWPMQTDDSTGVTEQLNRVEKYVVSSTMTDPEWQHSTVLTGDWLAQVRALRQQPGEDIVVTGSITLCHALIDAGVVDEVRLFVYPVVQGRGRRLFPDGFEADGLRLLEVRGFSNGVALLQYAL from the coding sequence ATGAGCACCGGAACACGAACGCTGGCGATCACGCAGAACATCATGCTCGACGGCGCCATCGAGATGCTGGGCGACTGGTTCGACCCGAGCGACGACGATCCCGAGCTGAGGGATGCGATGCAGGAGCAGACCGCGCGCGAGGATGCACTGCTGCTGGGCCGTCAGACCTTCGAGGACTTCCGCGGGTACTGGCCGATGCAGACCGACGACAGCACAGGGGTCACCGAGCAGCTCAATCGTGTCGAGAAGTACGTCGTCTCGTCGACCATGACCGATCCGGAGTGGCAGCACTCGACGGTGCTGACGGGGGATTGGCTGGCGCAGGTGCGGGCGCTGAGGCAGCAGCCGGGGGAGGACATCGTCGTCACCGGCAGCATCACGCTGTGCCACGCGCTCATCGACGCGGGCGTCGTGGATGAGGTGCGATTGTTCGTCTACCCGGTGGTGCAGGGCCGCGGTCGGCGGCTGTTCCCGGACGGCTTCGAGGCAGATGGGCTGCGCCTGCTCGAGGTGCGCGGCTTCAGCAACGGCGTCGCACTGCTGCAGTACGCGCTCTGA